In Miscanthus floridulus cultivar M001 chromosome 5, ASM1932011v1, whole genome shotgun sequence, one genomic interval encodes:
- the LOC136455579 gene encoding uncharacterized mitochondrial protein AtMg00810-like has protein sequence MAECKPCVISMEERLKLTKASTVAKVDATLYQSIIDDLRYLVHTRPNIAFTVDYVSRFMEDPREDHWAAVKWLLRYVKGTVDHGIIFPKIDGSRMQFTVFSDADMAGDIDG, from the coding sequence atggctgagtgcaagccatgcgtgatttcaatggaggagcggctgaagctgacaaaggccAGCACCGTTGCAAAGGTGGATGCGACACTCTATCAGAGCATCATCGAcgatctgcgctacctagtccatacGAGACCGAACATTGCGTTCACCGTGGACTACgttagtcgcttcatggaggatcccagagaggatcactgggctgcggtgaagtgGCTACTACGCTACGTCAAAGGGACagtggatcatgggatcatcttcccaaagatcGACGGGAGTAGGATGCAgttcactgtgttcagcgatgcagatatggcgggggacatcgacgggtGA